The Paralichthys olivaceus isolate ysfri-2021 chromosome 9, ASM2471397v2, whole genome shotgun sequence genome contains a region encoding:
- the smim19 gene encoding small integral membrane protein 19: protein MGAHEPESLDYSVHEAWNEATNVYLLVILVSFGLLMYARKNKRKIMRIFTLPPTVGSSPEPNFYDSLQKVRLRQQLEMYSLARKMEQQQQQQQQGQTDSVQLSME from the exons ATGGGAGCTCACGAGCCCGAGTCCCTGGACTACTCTGTGCACGAAGCCTGGAACGAGGCCACTAACGTGTACCTGCTGGTGATCCTGGTCAGCTTCGGTCTGCTCATGTACGCCAGAAA AAACAAGAGGAAGATCATGCGCATCTTCACTCTGCCTCCCACCGTGGGCAGCAGCCCGGAGCCCAACTTCTACGACAGTCTGCAGAAGGTCCGCCTGCGGCAGCAGCTGGAGATGTACTCTCTGG CCAGAAAAAtggagcagcaacagcagcagcaacaacaaggTCAGACAGACAGCGTGCAGCTTTCCATGGAATGA